GTCAGTAGTAACCATCTGTTAGCCTTTTTTTAGTGGAGTTatgtaaaacacattcatggtACAACAATTGTATAAGCTATTACATAGTTCATTTTTGAGAAGCCACACTTTCTTTTAAAGTAGCTGCAATATGACAAATTCAACCTGAAACAGAATACTGATGTGTACAGAATCATATCCCAACATGCACTGAAACCCATGCCTGGGTTTTTCTGTTCTGCCATTTTTCCCTTACTGGCGCATTGGAAAGTTAAACGTGTCCCTTTAGGACGCACAGAAAGAGTTTAAATAGGTGCCAACAACCGCAGACATCTGCTGACATGTTCCACCTACCAGTAAGCAACTGACTCATTTCTGAGAGCCAGTGAAAGTCTTCTGTCATAATGCGATTAGTACATTTGACAGTGATCTCAATGCAgaatattatacattatgaatcgTTTGGAAGAACCTAAATGACAGAGTAAAATGAGCATACTTAATAGGCTGTTACTTAATCCTTTGAGGCTTCAAAACGACACTGGAATAAGACCTAACACAAGAGAACGCTGCTGGAGGGATTTTCCGTGGGTTGAGGAGGTTGTTCTCGAGACGTAGGGCTACAATGTGTGAATCCTCCTCGTTCTGCAGGTCACAGATATCGTCCTCTCCGATGTGCCTGTTGGGTGAAACGTTTGAAATGCTCATAATCTTTCAGAGATTTTTGTAGAGCAAAAATTGCTTTAGATTCCCAGATTAATGGattaatgaaaacattattatttgaaaatgaaaacaagtaTTTGTTTGCTGCAGTTGTAATAGATCCCTGTTACAGTGTAGGCAAGTGTGTCTTGGGTGGGCCAAGCCTGCAGCATGTGAACCCATCCATTCTAGATTTAACTTTTAGCTAGCATATTTAGGCACTAGCATaacatcactgtccaaagacgaCCATGTATCTtaatttttgtcgatttttatttttctacattatttcaacacaccagcggTCCATTATGGTgggtgaaaatttcatgatgattggaccaattgaaaagctccaaaatcacttggaataaaacctctttacattaacttacattaaaaggtacATGTGTTTGTGCCGTCTCATGTAAacttactattttggagatgcttgtttttctttggacagcaattatattttataatgtcTCAGACCATCCAGTTGCAGCCATCTAGTCGAACCATAATTCTGTGCCTTcagtatattgtattatatcCACCAACTTACTGTTGATAATATAGATTttcacacctttttttttttttagctaaagTTGGCACCAGATGGCTTTTGTGATCTGCTCTCCAGTTTGAGCACCATGGGGCCTCCTGCTTGTCCGTTTGCTTTCCTACTTTTCAGAAAGCCTCACTTGCATGCCAGACTCAGCCACCTGATGCTTGCATGGCCTCCAATGAGAACTATTTTGTTTTagactgtgtgtttacatgcctcATAAAGGGATTTCTGCAGTTGTATGTTTATTCAAAtgggatttttttaaaactctagGTCATGAAAATGTGTAGATATGtatttttcacctgggaaaaaatTTAAGGTACagaattggaccttaaaaccactgttgttcctttgagggaacatttatatggtttgtaccttgattaatgaaaaatgtacctgcacagaaccttaatTTCTAACAGCATGTGAATGGATGTGTTATGTTTAGgacaggggtcggcaacccaaatattcagaagagccattttgtcttttcaacaaaaattaaatCACTATGGAAGACACAACAtcttatgtccattttaccatcttggctgtaaacatgtaaCTACTgctgtatttaaggtggaactggataattcaaatgagaagctgacttcagctttgtgaatttttagtgtttaccagtttctcgttgcagattaagcGTATCAGGAAATTATTATTGCAAaggctgatttaaaaaaaaaaaaatttaacccaaaaaaaaaaaatctaatactGCTGTGGataacagggcagtaaaagagccacatatTACTGACCCTTGGTTTAAGATGATATAAAGTTCTTTGCAGATTTATTTTGGCAATGCAAGGTAATCATAGTACAGTTATAGTGGGCCCATGAACTTTAACTTTAGTGTGCCTTGTTATagaagaaatgacaaaaatgaatcaCAccttatgttgttgttgtttagtcTGAGGAAATGTAGTGATGTCATCTCACTAACACCAGAAGGGACACTGGTCAGTTGGTTGTGGTCTAGACAAAGCTCTGTCATGGTTTTCAGCGATCCAAAGAAAGACTCTGGTTCCACACCATCACCATCCAGCTTGTTGTACGATAGGTACAGGTACTCCAGACCAGGCTCCAAATGTGCAAATACGTATCCTGGGATGCGTTCAATCCGATTGCCCACCAGTCCCAGGTGAACCAAAGACTTTGGCAGGAACGATGGAACCAAGTGGAGTTTGTTGTATGACAGATCGATCGATTCCAGGTTCCTTTTAGGACATTCACAAAAGAGGTGTTGTTTATTCATGTTGTATACATTAAATTGGAAATATCTATATttcccagaaaaaaaacataaggaATTAGCATATTTCAAGAGCACATACCTGTGATCAATCCAGGCTAAAGGTGCAATGCGTGATTCATCTATTTTATTGTGTCGCAGCACAACGACATTTAGGGTTTTAGTTTCATTGAAAGCTCCTTCAGATATTTCCTCAATTAAATTATGTTCAAGAtgcaactcctgaaaaacaaagtgTAGAATCATTTGTCTTGTGTGGAATAATAACACTGAACATTTTAACAAGGCAGTTATATTAGTTGTGGTGGTCCCAAAGGCTAGTGATGTATCTAGTCATTGTGCTACGGATATGACTTAGGTAAACCATAAATTACTGTGTTAgttttaaaccattttacaGGTAAACCAGTGCTGGTTtgtaaatgatattttaaacatatattaaggtcaaaaatgcatttgtatttgtttcttaTTTATCTTTAAATATCCTTATATGTAAGAGAGAACTCTGCATAGTTGGCTCTGATTTTGTAGATAATCTGCCTTCATGGCACAAATACCTGCAAATATGGTGGTAGACCTTGAGGAATAGTGCGGAAGAAGTTTCTGCCCATCCGTAGATAGGTGAGCTCTTTCGTTGGCCTGAAGGCTTGAGCATTTACATTTTCTTCATTCAATGAATTTGCTTCCATTTCCAAGGTAACCAAACTGCTTAGACCTGCCAGAAATTGTGCCAGtgtgttttaaaaagtgttttgtaaCTTTGGAGAACACAGTGGCCTAGAGACAGTACTATATAAAAGACAGATACCCCCTTTAGTTTActtatttctagtcaaaactgacattaaatgcaaattattcattttcaggagaatATTTCTGAGTATATTAGACACAAGATAATGCAATTGcgtaaggaagaggaaagtcgaatgaaaataagtaaactgtaaaataaactgattaaaagctacagagaagatgggactcctaacaaccacctggtagacaccaaaactgtccccattagataaacagcacttaaagctttcatctttgagagagaggagaaaatcaagctgcttcagatctgaaaacatccacaggtgtttctgtccatccttccactgtgagaacacatctcagcgctatgggtctgaaaggatgtgtagctgttcgaGAAGCCTCAGTGAGAAATTAGATCATATTTCCTCAAGACAGATTGTGTGGTACAGATAACTTACCTTCAAGGTCCTTTTCATCAATCCCTTGTAGGTTGTTCTCATTGATCTTCAGTTCTTGTAGAGTAGGTGGAAGCCCTTGAGGAATTTCTTTCAGCAAATTTCCATCCAGGTATAGCCGGGTTAGGAATTTAAGGctctgtaaacaaaaaaaaaaaacaagttcataCTTTAACatctttaaatttaaattacttTTACTACAATTTAACTGTTTACACACCACCCTTCGTCATAATAAACATATTCTATAACTATTAAAACAGCTAATTGTTATCAGACCCAGTGATAAATCTTATTAGTTTTATCAGAACCACCCAGCACTAATTTATTTAGCAGACTACAGAGCACAAGTgaaggtaaagaaagagctgaacaGCACGGCGTCTCTAATATTTCTCTTGTTCGTGTGCCAtggaattctgtttttatttgaaatggcTGTGAAAGGCCTCAGCCCTTATGTAAACTGTTGTCAGTACTGATCTGTCTCAAGTCATGCTTAAGGAAATATGTTTTGATAGGTTTGGAAATGTGGTGGTGTCATTTGTGATTATGGCCgtattcattgttttattattaggcctaatgtatgtatatatactacacttttaaaatggtCCTTACTTTAAATGCTTGAGGGTCAATTCCTGACGACAAGATCTTATTTTTTCCCAGATCTATCCATTCCAAATTTGGTACGCCATTGAACGCACCCCCTGGAATGGTAGTGATCGCATTACCTGTggatttacaaaataaaagcacttGTTAAATACTGCAAATGCATTGATTTTGATGTGCTATTACAATCTTTGATGTAAATTCTTTGTGTATCATGCTAAAACCAGATCAAGAACAGAGATATTTTGTTCTTCTAAGACTGAAGTGTCTCTAACATTAATAGAATAGTTCTATAGGTTAATTATTATGGAAGCACATTTATTTGTCGATCCTATTCCAAATGTATCATTTTACGTAATGCTGACTGCTTAAATTGCTATTATGATGTTGTTTTAAGGATTGGTGGTATGGCAAAAATGTAGGTTATTCCCAAAAATATATTGTTATTCCCAACAGTAACGTGAAGCATTAGGCAGCTACACCATTAGGCAGCTACACCATTTGGTGATCTTTTTTAATCCTTTTAATATatacatctgtttctctgcatactttcttagcccccttttaccctgttcttcagtggtcaggatccccatggaccctaacagagcaggtactatttggttggtggaaatgaaatttacatacaatgtaaaggacaacagtcattttcaaattatgtaaaaaacaacaaaaatggagatcagGTTTTATTACGACCACAGCAAGTTTTTGTTCAActgttcaggacccccatggacccacacagagcaggtactatttgggtggtggatcattctcagcactgcagtaacactgaggtggtggtggtgttagtgtgtgttgtgctggtctgagtgaatcagacacagcagtgctgctagagtttacactgtgtccactcactgtccactttattagacactcctaccttgttgttccaccttgtagatgtcaaAGGATCAGAGATGTCAAAAGAAGTCaaagacgatagctcatctgctgctgcacagtttgtgttggtcatcctctagtctagatgctgcccacaggacgctgttggctggatatttttggttggtagactattctcagtccagcagtgacactgaggtgttaaaaactgcagcagcactgctgtgtctgatccactctaaccagcacaacacacaccaacacaccaccaccacgtcaatgttactgcagtgctgagaatgatccaccacccaaatagtacctgcttggagagggtccatgggggtcctgaacactgaagaacaatTGAAGAACAACTCGCTGTGGTCGTAATAATACATTGtattttacattgtatgcaaattttatgatgaatggaccaaaagtaaTTACCCAAATGATTTGAGTAAAAGTCTGTTTCCATTGaattacattcaaagtaaagagGTCATTTCctactcctgtaaagttaccatttggagagacaaggttttcttttCCGATAAAACCTGACTAGTTAGATAGATAAATTATGTTACGATGTTACCCTCCTGAGCTCCAGGGAGATAATACTGTGATGTAATATGATAATGATATCATATCATCATTATGTAATAGTTATTTACTGTCAGGCAGATCTATGACTTGGTTTGTCCTGTGTTCGGTTGTGTTGACTTTCTTACCCTCCAGACTGAGAGACTTGAGCTCAGGGATGGAAAGAGCAGGAATGCTAGTAAGTTTGGCATTCTCACAGGAGACAATGACATCAGAGATTGTGCAGCCTTTAGGGAGTGAGTAGGTAATCCTCCGAGACTCCTcatccttctccttctccttcttctttccttcctccccttcttcctcatcctcctccccctcctcatcctcctgaCTGTTCTCAGGAGGCGGGGCTGACAGTGGTGGAAGGCTTGCAGGGGTTGGCTCATGTGATGGCATTTGGAAAACATCACCTCTCAACCAgatctcttcttcctcttcttcatcatcattcACTCTCAGTCCATGCTGGACTCTCTCTGCCGCTTCCTCAAAAACCCTCAGCATCTCCCTCTGTTCCATGTCCAGCTTCCTCATCCTCTCCTCCTCAAACCGTCGGTGTTCGtccatcctcctcctcttctcctctgctGCATCCTTTTCCTCCTTTGCTTGCTGTTCTTCCTCCAGCTCTTTCCTCAgtctttcctcttctttcttttgcttctttctCCTTTTGTGTTCTGCATCTTTCTTACGATGGCGCTCCTCTTCTTCCTTGTACTTATCCCCTCTTGGACCTTCGTCACTGTGTGCATGGACTTGTGGAGCTGTACCGTAATCCGGATCGTTAGGAACGGGAGAATCACCAGAGTTTTCAGGAACGTCATGAACTGCGATTTTGGCAGAAACACATGTAGAGTGATCAGAGGAATGTGTaataaaagaggaagaaagtacaaaacagacagagaacatTAGAAGCAAATCTTGAACTGAACAGTAGCTCCGTAGTAGACGTtaacatgaaaaacatgaactgtgtaaaacaatcagtCACATGTTGACCTATCAGTCGGTTTGATGCAGTTGCATAAAAAGTGTTTAGCTGGAATTTACCTGAGTCAATGCAGACTGGACAGCATTCCCCAATGGGTTTAAATTTGAGTTGGCAGTGTAGCAGAGGGCATTGTATTTCATCACACACCACTTCTCCACTGGAGCATAGGCAGGTGACACAGGGCTTTGGTGACCACACAGTTTTATCGAACATAGTGATGCCCCGAAACACACACTGTCCTGTGTTCCCTGAAAAATACAGCTCAGATAAATGCACAAAAAACCTGAATTCCTAAAAAGTCGAGATGGTATGTGAAAGGGAAATAAAAAAGCAGTAATATGAAAATCCACTTTGTCATTAAACCAATAGTGCAATAACAAGATGTATGTtttgatgtatgtttgttttccacttcagtgttttttgtaaatatatgcttattctgacattaatgcctgcaacaagttccaaaaaagttgggacagggaaaCTTGAAGAAAAGGAACATTGGGACATGtccagaaacatctgaaaaatctgATGTTGCTTGGGTagaaaaggagcatccaggaaaggcctagaCCTTTAGGAGCGAGGTGGGTCGAGGCTTCTGCCAGCAAATCATTTAATGGTTTAAAAATATTGGGCCTcattaaatttgttcttgagtaaggtcctaagaaaaggtccacatcagattcatgatgtgttcttaaaccacagaattgttcactctgtttttgttattttgtgtgtagattctgtttttACCTACAAAGAAATCCCAAAACCTTTAATggcagaatctttgtgaaaactctgtaagtggattttaagaagaaatttcttcttaagaaccaTTGGTGAATGAGACCCAGTTTTCCTCAAtgagtgaatacatttttttctgtgtttcacCATCTTTAGAAtacaatatcattaaaagactccAGTGAAATCTTTGTGTGGAAAGGGCAAGACtgaaaacacaactggatgCCGGACCTTTGTTCCTTCAGCCAGCTCTGCATTGAAACCTAACATGTTTCTGTGATATCTATCATCAGATAGCcttgaatactttgaaaaaacaTTGTTGATAAACACATGCTTGTTGCTGCATCCATAAAAAATAAGACTACTGATGCACAGTAgaaacatgtattgtggtctgTGTGAAGGTTTGTAGGATAAAAGACTTAATAATAAGTTTAATTTAGGATTAACTGTTGActtgatttctgtttttattagcatttcacatacttaACTTTTTTGAAATTGAGGTTTATATTAAATTGCATACTTCATTCTTACAAAGAATATTGTGAGACCAGCTATTTCATATTGTGGTGTGATGTTGGTATGACCAGAATTGCAGTGTCACCCTTTGGCTGCCCAACTAAGACATGTAGCCAATAATCATGTGGCCAGTGTGACTTACCACCATGGGCAGTATGGTCATGTAAACCAATAGATGGTTTCAGAAAGTTTGCTTTAAGGAAACACCACTAGTCCTTAAGAGTGGGAAGTATAACCCAAGTCTAACCCTGAGAAAGTTGGAAGCAAATTAGGTTTTTGCGCAGGTCTTAAAACATTGAGAAATTGATCTTTGTAaactcagtggtggacagtaactaagtaaatgtaacttgttactgtacttaagtagtttttttcgtgtatctgtactttatttaCGCGTTtccattctgggtgactttttactttcgctccactacatttcaaagtcaagtatcttactttttactctgcTTCATTATTCAAAATCTGCCATtgattttggtttttgtgtgtataaaaacataatatgtcaaaacaaaagaagcgcaaagcaagaacaccaatcagggcacagtagtcactttgttctgagcttgttttgacctgttggtcataccgacccagggCAGCActcggttcaacatcagtgcagcagcgtaaagaTAGATATGTCTatctaaatgatggaactaacctaactttttgtaaatagaccacaatatagatatatgtacacatatgcagtcgtgactttccttttttctgaatttatacaaacacgatttcattttatagtaaattagttttggttagtttatgtttatgaacagagacctacagatcaacataggaAAACGTATTTGTGATCCTGTGTTGAAAGCaattttttattcaacttgtaactaagttagaaagtaatcttaaactgaaactttgcttgtttgtaaaaagtgatttcagagccactctgttctccctgatggaaactgtttgccttttgttttgtgtctcacaatcacatcattttaatagacgtcagtgtcagactaattaatgacgttctgttaaaagactggtttaccaagagacactggagtattttcccctaaaatgagttcatgaagcgagtcttgttataaaaatgataacaggacattagagtcataatttaatcttttagtacttttactttcgatacttaagtacatttggaggcaaatacttttgtacttttactcaagttgaggtctagagtaaggacttttactggagtaatattttaccttgggtatctctactttaacctaagtacatgatttgtgtacttcgtccaccactgtgtAAACTAGACCTGTTGTTCCtttcacatacagtactgtgcaaaagtcttaggcacctaagGGCATTGTTTAAAACTGTATCTTGGAAAAAAGCACCAGCACAccttatttaatttaatgacgTATTGAAAAGCAAAGATATTGGATGATCATTATAAATAATGCCAGCTTGCCACAAGAAAAGGTTTCCAAGtggttaaatgaacacattatGTGACATACATTAGATGCTATTTATatcaatattatttattatttattctaaaaaagtgcaaaaacaatGCTTACTTCCCAATAAAAAGGCCTTTTTCAGAGCATCAGCACCACTTTTGTTCAGTACTGTATAAGACTTTCATTATCTATTATTCTATATTCAAAATGCCATAACCATACAATCATATCACttgtagtagtattattataaaCATAATATCACAGTTGTTTTATTAAATCAGTTATATCTTGGAGAAATTCCTTCACCTGTAATGAGATTTTAAGTGCAGCCATCTTTAGTTACTGTTATGATCATTGTTGACTGATCTCAGCAGAACATTTCAGTGATTTCCTCACTGAACTGATTTGCTTTCAAATGTCCaagtgtgaaaaagaaaaaagtattgttcatttaaaaaaaaaaatttttttctcCTTGTAAGAAACATCTTGTGTGCTTTTCCCATCACAAGTTTTCTGTACATAGAAATATTGTGACACAATACTGAACCCTGTGATGGTACTcctaaatatacactcacctggAATAACATTGTAGTTGGGCTTTGGCTCCTGCACACTTTTATAAGACTCAATGAAAAGCGGTGCTCCATTATATCCACTGTGTATTGGCTCCTTGCCTTTGCGCACCACTTTCTTCCccctccttcttcttcctcgAGCCAGGGGACGGTTCTGGTCTTTGGCAACACTGAAGCTGAGGCAGCAGAAAAACGACACAACGAGTAGAAGCCATAGTCTCATGGCGGAAGTCTGTAGAATAAAACAAAGAGGTATCTTAGCCTTCATTGTGCCTAATATACCCCTTTTAATACATAGTTCCCATGCGCGTTTCCATAATAACAAGTCTAACAGCAAATGGCAAGTTTCAGCTTTGGAGTGGTCTTTCTTTACCAATTCAGACTCCAGCTTTGGGACAGTCACTGGAGTCAGACTGGATGACTATGGTACCCCTCATCAGCTCATAGTAAAATGGTAAAGTTAGAGTAAAGCTATTATTTAGATGAGTTGTAGGTACCAATTACTACTTTTTAAGTATTATGTTTAGTGTTAACAgtcataacacattttttacCCTGATAATCCCTAAAAAGCTCATGATTAAGAGTTTTGGCAGTATCAATTTTCCGGTTTTGGGATAGCTGTGCATGTATTATTTCATGttcatttcagtgcacagttaaAGTCAGCTTTGTCACAAAATACACTTCCTCCAAGACACAGTGCTTCATTTAACACAGGACAGCTGCAGACAACAGTAAATACAGACAGTCAATTGAAAGAGAAGATAAGaatagatgtgtgtgtatactgaacactgaacaatacccaatgttatatatatatatgctcgaACGTAATCTATAACAAATTGCTAAGAACTTTCCTCGAATTGTAATGGGATTACTTGTTACTGGAATAAATAACTGGAATAAAACTAGAAAACTCAAACAACTAGAAAGTACAAGAAAAAAATTCAATAGTCCCTTCACTactttatttagaaagaaatacCCAATCACAGTAAACTTCATTTAAAAGATCTGTCCCTGCCTTTACTCTGAACACGGCCTCTTACGCtggtgaaaatgaatgactgGTGCCGTTTGAAAAAGGAGAAACTAATCAGTAGAAGCAGTTCAAAAACAGCTGCCTTGAATCtttagaatgaaaaaagaaaaaatgttgaaGAATATAATGTTAGTCTTGGTGAGCTGTTCCTGAATGTAGATCGAGCCTAGTCTGTTTATGTGAGGTTGGGGAACTCTCTTCTTTGGTGCAGCGATCTTCATCCATCAGTTTAGCCATTAGCTTGCATCATCAGTTCATCCATTAGTTTGACTAGCTATTAGGCTACTGATAGTTATGTTGTGCTGCTCATATTCAATTGATGACAAGAACTAAGAATTTAACTGCAATTCATTGCTACTTCATTACAGGATAGAGTAATAACATGACTTTGCATTTTATAGCATGACTTTGTACCACATTACCAAATATTGCATTGccaaatatgtatatatttttaatagttcTCCAAAGATGTTGTGAGTCTTCATCATGGTGTACAACACAGAAATGAGGAAATGTCAACTTCTGTAGTTTGCCTGCCTTTCTTTTTTTGGCCTGAAAACACTTTTTGTACCAaaacaaataatggaaaatcTTAAAGCCAAGCACGAAAAGAATGTTGCATTACGAAGGTCTTGCAGTAGGCAGGACATCAGTACATCAGACTTTTCTCCAAATATTAAAACTGCAAATACCAACTGCAAAATGACCCTAAATTAATAACAAAAGCTATTTTGGTTGTGAGAATGATGAAAAGCAGCAAGCAGGGCATGGTTGACTTGCGCAGGGGGCAGGAAGTGCAAACATGCATGGGGATGTGTCAGCACAGTGGACTCAAGCCTCAGGCAAAGCGTCATGTGGTGAGCATTAAATCAGAGTTTGGGTCTGTGGctaaggaaaagaagaaaacagaaaaatgggaAGGCAAAAAATGGGGGAAACCAAGGAAAGCATTTTAATTATAAAGCTCGGTAGGATGACAGGGCTCAGATGGAAAGAATCCCCGAATGAGCTAAGAGGGAGCAGagcaaaaatacccagccatgAGTGAAGACATCCTGATGTGGACATTCAGTTCTACTCAGTAATGCAGGAGTGAAACTCATCTACAATACAACAAGGTTTCGCATTTCTACCACTGTATGGAAAATAAATCTGTTATCAAACGCCTCAGTGAgcccagaggaaaaaaaacatt
This genomic interval from Pygocentrus nattereri isolate fPygNat1 chromosome 21, fPygNat1.pri, whole genome shotgun sequence contains the following:
- the ecm2 gene encoding extracellular matrix protein 2, with amino-acid sequence MRLWLLLVVSFFCCLSFSVAKDQNRPLARGRRRRGKKVVRKGKEPIHSGYNGAPLFIESYKSVQEPKPNYNVIPGNTGQCVFRGITMFDKTVWSPKPCVTCLCSSGEVVCDEIQCPLLHCQLKFKPIGECCPVCIDSVHDVPENSGDSPVPNDPDYGTAPQVHAHSDEGPRGDKYKEEEERHRKKDAEHKRRKKQKKEEERLRKELEEEQQAKEEKDAAEEKRRRMDEHRRFEEERMRKLDMEQREMLRVFEEAAERVQHGLRVNDDEEEEEEIWLRGDVFQMPSHEPTPASLPPLSAPPPENSQEDEEGEEDEEEGEEGKKKEKEKDEESRRITYSLPKGCTISDVIVSCENAKLTSIPALSIPELKSLSLEGNAITTIPGGAFNGVPNLEWIDLGKNKILSSGIDPQAFKSLKFLTRLYLDGNLLKEIPQGLPPTLQELKINENNLQGIDEKDLEGLSSLVTLEMEANSLNEENVNAQAFRPTKELTYLRMGRNFFRTIPQGLPPYLQELHLEHNLIEEISEGAFNETKTLNVVVLRHNKIDESRIAPLAWIDHRNLESIDLSYNKLHLVPSFLPKSLVHLGLVGNRIERIPGYVFAHLEPGLEYLYLSYNKLDGDGVEPESFFGSLKTMTELCLDHNQLTSVPSGVSEMTSLHFLRLNNNNIRHIGEDDICDLQNEEDSHIVALRLENNLLNPRKIPPAAFSCVRSYSSVVLKPQRIK